In the genome of Vibrio sp. 16, one region contains:
- a CDS encoding ABC transporter permease has translation MSRELSGLSSVISLQRKLAKPKPDLKSQLKRAERQKQIRSLLLILPLVCFICVTFAFPIVEMLYRSVDNQAVPSGFPQTAKVIKQWDYQGLPSVAIQQQFMQELKARYQDKTLPKLANRLNIEVSGMRSLMMKTGRKLAKLERLPVSAAEIQQLDKRWAKPHYWSALKTLSSPYTLSYYLAALDMRYDDQGYISAQPETRQVYVDLFSKTFGMSLTITLICLVMAYPVAYLLANLPDKQANLLLIVVLLPFWTSLLVRTTSWIVLLQNQGVINDVLIWSGVTSERLAMVHNTFGTIVAMVHILLPFMILPLYSVMKGISPSYFRAARSLGATPATAFIKVYMPLTLPGIGAGALLTFILSIGFYITPALVGGRSGQMISNMIAYHMQTSLNWGMAAALGGLLLAVVLALFYLFNRVVGINNIKVGG, from the coding sequence ATGAGCCGTGAGCTGAGTGGACTTTCTTCGGTCATTTCCTTGCAAAGAAAGCTGGCTAAACCCAAGCCAGATCTTAAATCTCAATTGAAGCGTGCCGAACGACAGAAACAGATTCGATCCCTTTTGCTTATCCTTCCTTTGGTCTGTTTTATTTGCGTCACCTTTGCTTTTCCAATCGTTGAGATGCTGTATCGCAGTGTCGACAATCAAGCGGTACCGAGTGGTTTTCCTCAAACGGCAAAAGTGATCAAACAGTGGGATTATCAAGGTTTGCCAAGCGTGGCGATCCAGCAGCAATTTATGCAAGAGCTGAAGGCGCGCTATCAAGATAAAACATTGCCTAAACTGGCTAATCGATTGAATATCGAAGTGTCGGGAATGCGCAGTTTAATGATGAAAACGGGGCGAAAACTGGCGAAGTTAGAGCGCCTTCCTGTCAGCGCGGCAGAGATACAACAACTCGATAAACGCTGGGCTAAGCCGCACTATTGGTCGGCATTGAAGACCTTAAGCTCTCCTTACACCTTGAGCTATTACCTTGCCGCGCTCGATATGCGTTATGACGATCAAGGTTACATCAGCGCTCAGCCAGAGACGCGCCAAGTCTACGTCGACCTATTTAGCAAAACGTTTGGAATGTCACTCACTATTACTTTGATCTGCTTAGTGATGGCGTATCCGGTGGCTTATCTGCTTGCCAATTTGCCAGACAAACAGGCGAACTTATTGCTGATTGTGGTGCTGCTCCCTTTTTGGACCTCACTATTGGTGAGAACGACATCTTGGATTGTGCTACTGCAAAACCAAGGAGTGATCAATGATGTGTTGATTTGGTCTGGGGTGACTTCCGAACGGCTGGCGATGGTACACAATACCTTTGGCACCATTGTCGCCATGGTTCATATCCTGCTGCCGTTTATGATATTGCCTCTCTACAGTGTCATGAAAGGCATCAGCCCCAGTTACTTTCGCGCAGCTAGGTCATTAGGTGCGACGCCAGCGACCGCTTTCATTAAGGTTTACATGCCGCTCACTCTGCCAGGCATTGGCGCGGGGGCGCTGCTGACGTTCATTCTTTCTATCGGTTTTTACATTACGCCTGCGCTGGTTGGAGGACGAAGTGGTCAAATGATTTCAAATATGATCGCGTATCACATGCAGACGTCACTGAACTGGGGGATGGCAGCCGCGCTAGGTGGATTACTTCTGGCAGTCGTGCTGGCGCTGTTTTACCTCTTTAATCGCGTCGTTGGCATTAACAATATTAAGGTAGGAGGTTAG
- a CDS encoding ABC transporter ATP-binding protein produces MTMHKEYVSFQHVQKTYDGENLVVKDFNLDIKPGEFVTMLGPSGSGKTTCLMMLAGFETATGGEIYIDGTPVNNLAPHKRDIGMVFQNYALFPHMTIAENLAFPLKVRKLPSEEVSRKVDAALKMVELEHVANRYPKQLSGGQQQRVALARALVFEPKLVLMDEPLGALDKQLREQMQLEIKHLHEKLGITILYVTHDQDEALTMSDRIAVFNHGAVQQLASPTDLYESPSNAFVAQFIGENNQLFGTVEALDCNHCLVQVGPQQLSAKAVSVSEVGEPTLLSIRPEKISITPELDGSDNQVTGILKELIYHGDHHRLVVSVSGVGDLVVKVTNDHRHSQAFKLGGVFAIGWNRQDCHALDCPKESFEQEEVA; encoded by the coding sequence ATGACAATGCATAAAGAGTACGTCAGCTTTCAGCACGTTCAGAAAACCTACGATGGTGAAAACTTGGTGGTAAAGGATTTTAACTTAGACATCAAACCTGGCGAGTTTGTCACCATGCTTGGGCCGTCTGGCTCTGGAAAAACCACCTGTTTGATGATGTTGGCAGGTTTCGAAACCGCTACGGGCGGCGAAATCTACATTGATGGCACGCCAGTCAATAATCTTGCACCGCATAAACGAGACATTGGTATGGTGTTTCAAAACTATGCGTTGTTCCCACACATGACGATTGCAGAAAACCTCGCTTTTCCGCTTAAGGTCAGAAAACTGCCTTCGGAAGAGGTCTCGCGCAAAGTCGATGCCGCTTTGAAAATGGTAGAGCTTGAGCATGTGGCGAACCGCTACCCAAAGCAGCTTTCAGGTGGCCAGCAGCAGCGTGTTGCGTTGGCGCGAGCATTGGTGTTTGAGCCAAAACTGGTCTTAATGGATGAGCCTTTAGGGGCACTCGACAAGCAGCTTCGAGAGCAAATGCAACTTGAGATCAAGCACTTGCATGAGAAGTTAGGCATTACCATTTTGTACGTGACCCATGATCAGGATGAAGCCTTGACCATGTCTGATCGCATTGCGGTGTTTAATCACGGTGCGGTTCAGCAGTTGGCGTCGCCGACGGATCTGTACGAATCACCCAGTAATGCCTTTGTGGCGCAGTTTATTGGCGAAAACAACCAACTCTTCGGTACGGTTGAGGCGCTTGATTGTAACCATTGCTTAGTTCAGGTTGGACCGCAGCAACTGTCGGCGAAAGCGGTAAGTGTGAGTGAGGTTGGCGAGCCGACATTGTTGTCGATACGTCCTGAGAAGATCAGTATTACGCCGGAACTGGATGGGAGTGATAACCAAGTAACGGGCATTTTGAAAGAGCTGATTTATCACGGCGATCACCATCGTCTGGTCGTCAGTGTTTCGGGTGTGGGCGATCTGGTGGTTAAGGTCACCAACGATCATCGCCACTCGCAAGCGTTTAAGCTCGGAGGGGTCTTTGCGATCGGTTGGAACCGCCAAGATTGTCATGCGCTTGATTGTCCTAAAGAGTCCTTTGAGCAGGAGGAAGTGGCATGA
- a CDS encoding dihydrodipicolinate synthase family protein has translation MKVDWKGVYPAVSTQFRADQTIDLDATQTVIDNQINDGVNGIICLGTVGENCALYPEEKRQVLKAAHEVVAGRVPLIAGTAESITTASVQYMQDAQKIGIDGCMVMPAMVYRTSDSETVDYYRTLAEATPEMPIMIYNNPVSYGVDVSLDMMEQLASCESIVAVKESTTDTRRITELYNRFDDRFTVFSGVDDIALESLMLGATGWISGLTNAFPAESVAIYKLASQGRYAEALEIYRWFLPLLRLDTIPTLVQCIKLAEQVCGRGSEQVRAPRQNLKGEERARVIAMVEHAMATRPDLAKYNL, from the coding sequence ATGAAAGTAGATTGGAAAGGTGTGTACCCAGCGGTCAGCACTCAATTTCGCGCGGATCAAACCATCGACTTAGATGCGACTCAAACCGTCATTGATAATCAAATTAACGATGGCGTGAACGGCATCATCTGTCTAGGTACGGTCGGTGAAAACTGCGCGCTGTACCCAGAAGAGAAGCGTCAGGTCTTAAAGGCGGCGCACGAGGTTGTTGCAGGCCGTGTGCCCTTGATTGCGGGTACCGCTGAATCAATCACAACAGCTTCTGTGCAATATATGCAGGATGCGCAAAAAATCGGTATTGATGGCTGCATGGTGATGCCTGCGATGGTTTATCGCACATCAGACAGTGAGACGGTGGACTACTACCGCACGCTCGCAGAAGCGACACCAGAAATGCCGATCATGATTTACAACAACCCAGTCTCTTACGGGGTCGATGTCAGCCTAGATATGATGGAGCAATTGGCGAGTTGCGAAAGCATTGTCGCGGTAAAAGAGTCAACGACCGACACGCGCCGCATTACTGAGTTGTACAATCGTTTTGATGATCGTTTCACCGTATTTAGTGGCGTCGACGACATTGCGCTAGAGTCATTAATGCTTGGTGCCACGGGCTGGATTTCCGGTCTGACCAACGCTTTCCCTGCGGAATCGGTGGCAATCTACAAGCTGGCGAGTCAAGGTCGTTACGCGGAAGCGTTAGAGATTTATCGCTGGTTCCTACCTTTGCTGCGTTTGGATACGATTCCGACGCTGGTCCAGTGTATTAAGCTGGCAGAACAAGTGTGTGGCCGCGGCAGTGAGCAAGTGCGTGCCCCTCGCCAAAACCTCAAAGGGGAAGAGCGTGCCCGGGTGATCGCCATGGTGGAGCATGCGATGGCAACTCGCCCAGATCTTGCTAAGTACAACCTATAA
- a CDS encoding ornithine cyclodeaminase family protein, with protein MLNLDAEQIVQSLSMQGLIESMRQTYQHHATIPQRRVMPLKEGEHDAFALLPAWNDSLITVKAFTYFPNNCLQGRDSLASKILAFDRSHGEPLALLDGKVLTYWRTAGASALAADYLARKDAETLLICGTGNLAPYMAWAYAAIRPIKKVLVWGRNNQKAQAAVDKILSGSEYQLLAESCRYHVEAVSGVDEHLAEVDAITCVTGAAQPLFDGTKLLPGTHIDLIGNHDKDKRECDSASIQRSSVFVDSRVNVLAEAGELLIPIANGEFAEEAINAELTDLCAGKHIGRTDDSEITLYKSVGSALADLAAVRFVLDQQDTQSFMG; from the coding sequence ATGCTTAATCTCGATGCAGAGCAAATCGTCCAGTCGCTTTCGATGCAAGGTTTGATTGAATCGATGCGCCAAACGTATCAGCACCACGCGACGATTCCTCAGCGCCGTGTGATGCCCTTGAAAGAGGGAGAGCATGATGCCTTTGCGTTGCTGCCGGCATGGAATGACTCATTGATCACGGTAAAAGCGTTCACCTACTTTCCTAATAACTGCTTGCAAGGGCGAGACAGTTTAGCGTCGAAGATCCTTGCTTTTGATCGCTCGCATGGGGAGCCGCTGGCGCTACTCGATGGCAAGGTACTCACGTATTGGCGTACCGCAGGGGCTTCAGCGCTTGCGGCTGATTATCTGGCAAGGAAGGATGCAGAGACGTTACTTATTTGCGGGACTGGCAATCTTGCGCCGTACATGGCGTGGGCATACGCAGCCATTCGGCCGATAAAAAAGGTGCTGGTGTGGGGCAGAAACAACCAAAAAGCGCAGGCCGCCGTTGATAAGATTTTGTCTGGCAGTGAATATCAGTTGTTAGCTGAATCTTGTCGTTACCATGTTGAAGCGGTGTCAGGAGTCGATGAACACCTTGCTGAGGTCGATGCGATCACCTGTGTCACAGGAGCGGCGCAGCCACTGTTCGATGGTACAAAGTTGCTGCCGGGTACGCATATCGATCTGATAGGTAACCATGACAAAGATAAACGTGAGTGCGATAGCGCAAGCATTCAACGTTCCAGTGTGTTTGTTGATAGCCGAGTTAATGTGTTAGCCGAAGCGGGAGAGTTGCTGATTCCGATTGCCAATGGTGAGTTTGCAGAAGAGGCGATAAACGCTGAGCTAACAGACCTGTGCGCTGGCAAGCACATCGGCAGAACCGATGATTCTGAAATCACCTTGTACAAATCGGTCGGTAGCGCACTTGCCGATCTTGCGGCGGTAAGGTTCGTTCTCGATCAACAAGATACACAATCGTTTATGGGGTAG
- a CDS encoding polyamine ABC transporter substrate-binding protein, with the protein MSRKTFTPLALLISGMLLGTSSVANAEEKLTVVSWGGAFTHSQVEAYHKPFIAKTGVELISEDFSGGLAEIKAQVEANKVRWDLVSLDKPDIVRGCAEGLLEPVDPSILPAGDDGTPADKDFIPGAIHECAVNTIVVSTVLTINEEAFAGKAAPNKLVDLFNITQYPGRRALQKMPQGNLEWALIADGVAPAEVYDVLETPEGRARAFAKLDTIKPHVVWWTTGAQPPQMLADKEVVMASAFNGRIHSATQEEGQPFKIIWDHQLGYMNGWAIPKGSPNTKLALEFIKFSSGTQPLADQAKYVAYGPTRKSSSAHISQEILASLPTAPNNFKTAFLIDDEWWSDYADELNEEFNTWLLN; encoded by the coding sequence ATGTCAAGAAAGACATTTACACCATTGGCACTTTTGATTTCTGGAATGCTGCTAGGGACATCAAGCGTTGCGAACGCTGAAGAGAAGTTAACGGTAGTCTCTTGGGGTGGGGCATTTACTCACAGCCAAGTCGAGGCTTACCACAAGCCATTCATTGCCAAAACAGGCGTTGAGCTGATCTCAGAAGACTTCAGCGGTGGTCTTGCCGAGATTAAAGCACAAGTAGAAGCCAACAAGGTTCGCTGGGATCTGGTCTCGTTGGATAAACCCGATATCGTCCGAGGCTGCGCGGAAGGGTTACTTGAACCGGTAGACCCAAGCATTCTGCCCGCAGGGGATGATGGCACGCCAGCGGATAAAGACTTTATTCCTGGCGCTATCCATGAATGTGCGGTGAATACCATTGTGGTTTCAACGGTTCTTACCATCAACGAAGAGGCATTTGCAGGCAAAGCCGCACCGAACAAATTAGTCGACCTGTTCAACATCACTCAATATCCAGGTCGCCGAGCTTTACAAAAGATGCCGCAGGGGAATTTAGAGTGGGCGTTAATTGCTGATGGGGTTGCGCCGGCAGAAGTGTATGACGTGTTAGAGACGCCAGAAGGTCGCGCTCGTGCCTTTGCCAAACTCGATACCATCAAACCTCATGTGGTTTGGTGGACAACTGGCGCGCAGCCACCACAAATGCTCGCAGACAAAGAAGTGGTGATGGCATCCGCGTTTAACGGTCGCATTCATAGTGCGACTCAGGAAGAAGGCCAGCCGTTCAAAATCATTTGGGATCATCAACTGGGCTACATGAATGGTTGGGCGATTCCGAAAGGCAGTCCAAATACCAAGTTAGCCTTAGAGTTCATTAAATTCTCTTCCGGCACACAGCCTCTTGCGGATCAAGCGAAATATGTCGCTTATGGACCAACCCGTAAATCGTCGTCGGCACACATCAGTCAAGAGATCTTGGCGAGTCTGCCAACTGCACCAAACAATTTTAAGACCGCTTTTCTTATCGATGACGAGTGGTGGTCAGATTACGCCGACGAGTTGAACGAAGAGTTCAATACTTGGCTTTTGAATTAA
- a CDS encoding NAD(P)/FAD-dependent oxidoreductase, translated as MVSEQSTSGQNVAVIGGGIIGLCCALKLQLHGDKVTIFDKSGAGEGCSKGNAGHFATEQIFPLATPALVPQLPKMLLSPSSPVSIRFQDLPQTLGWMVRFLLKARKAPTQHATKALTKLNEHAMSSWFSLLESVGLRHLIVMQGSLLTFESDALFKAYGATLKGFDEQRVAYQLWGTKAIREQVPNLSHRVKHGVFFPDTGHTLNPYKICLELKMAFENLGGRFVCHQVDDVHAGDTLSVVSDSKTQSFDRVIVATGAESTKLVKRMTGKKIPLQAERGYHLMLPTLTGGLPFPVSSADRKFIMTPMEGGLRLAGTVEYAALQSPPNMKRSLMLKKLAKGLLSGVSESTEMGEQWMGNRPSLPDSLPVIDSLYDGKILFAFGHQHLGLTQAAVTADLIAQLRHQKKTALDLTPFRLSRFG; from the coding sequence ATGGTCAGTGAACAATCAACTTCTGGTCAAAATGTGGCCGTGATTGGTGGCGGTATTATCGGGTTATGCTGCGCGTTAAAACTTCAATTACATGGCGATAAGGTGACGATATTTGATAAATCTGGTGCGGGGGAAGGGTGCTCGAAAGGTAACGCAGGGCACTTTGCTACCGAGCAGATTTTTCCATTGGCGACTCCCGCTTTGGTTCCTCAATTACCGAAGATGTTGTTGTCACCGTCGAGCCCAGTGTCGATTCGTTTCCAAGACTTACCGCAAACCTTAGGTTGGATGGTGCGCTTCTTACTAAAAGCGAGAAAAGCACCAACACAACATGCCACGAAGGCACTTACCAAGCTCAACGAACACGCCATGTCGAGTTGGTTTTCCTTGCTTGAATCGGTCGGTCTTCGCCATCTGATTGTGATGCAAGGGTCGCTACTGACGTTCGAAAGTGATGCCTTGTTCAAAGCCTATGGCGCAACATTGAAAGGGTTTGATGAACAGAGGGTGGCGTACCAACTGTGGGGGACGAAAGCGATTCGAGAGCAGGTACCCAACTTATCCCATCGGGTAAAGCATGGTGTGTTTTTCCCAGACACGGGACATACCCTAAACCCTTATAAAATATGCCTTGAGCTAAAAATGGCGTTCGAAAATCTCGGTGGTCGGTTTGTGTGTCATCAGGTTGATGATGTGCATGCGGGGGATACGCTGTCAGTGGTCAGTGACAGCAAGACGCAGTCATTTGATCGGGTTATTGTTGCCACCGGTGCGGAGTCTACGAAGCTGGTAAAACGCATGACAGGTAAAAAAATCCCTCTCCAAGCAGAGCGAGGTTATCACCTTATGTTACCGACATTAACTGGAGGTTTGCCGTTTCCGGTTAGCTCCGCCGATCGGAAATTTATTATGACGCCAATGGAAGGCGGGCTTAGGCTAGCTGGCACCGTCGAGTACGCTGCGTTGCAATCGCCGCCCAATATGAAACGCTCGCTGATGTTAAAAAAACTGGCCAAAGGGTTGCTTTCGGGTGTCTCTGAGAGCACCGAAATGGGTGAGCAATGGATGGGAAACCGCCCCTCGTTACCAGATTCTCTCCCAGTGATTGATAGCCTCTATGACGGCAAAATTCTTTTCGCGTTTGGCCATCAACATTTAGGTCTCACGCAAGCGGCGGTGACCGCAGATCTTATCGCTCAATTAAGGCATCAGAAAAAAACCGCGCTGGATCTCACCCCATTTCGTTTATCGCGTTTTGGCTAA
- a CDS encoding 4-hydroxyproline epimerase → MRQGTFFCIDAHTCGNPVRLVAGGVPPLRGETMSEKRQFFLEHYDWIRQALMFEPRGHAMMSGSVVLPPCSDNADASILFIETSGCLPMCGHGTIGTVTSALEHKLIRPREEGRLILDVPAGQIEVHYQRRGEKITSVKIFNVPAYLAHQDVTVEVEGLGEITVDVSYGGNYYVIVDPQENYRGLEHYSSDEILMLSPKVRDAVSKAVECVHPNDPTVCGVSHVLWTGTPTKPESTARNAVFYGEKALDRSPCGTGTSARMAQWHAKGKLKQGEDFVHESIIGSLFTGRIEGVTEVDGRAAILPSIEGWAQVTGHNTIWVDDEDPYAFGFELK, encoded by the coding sequence ATGAGACAAGGGACCTTCTTCTGTATCGATGCGCATACCTGTGGAAACCCAGTTCGGTTAGTTGCTGGAGGCGTACCGCCATTGCGCGGTGAAACCATGAGTGAAAAGCGCCAGTTCTTTCTTGAGCACTACGATTGGATCCGTCAGGCGTTGATGTTTGAGCCTCGTGGTCACGCCATGATGTCAGGTTCTGTGGTTCTCCCTCCATGCAGCGACAATGCCGATGCTTCGATCCTGTTTATTGAAACCAGTGGGTGTTTGCCGATGTGTGGTCATGGAACCATAGGCACCGTCACATCAGCGCTGGAACACAAACTGATTCGCCCGAGAGAAGAAGGTCGCTTGATTTTGGACGTTCCGGCTGGGCAAATTGAAGTGCACTACCAGCGTCGAGGCGAGAAGATCACCTCAGTGAAGATCTTTAATGTGCCTGCTTACCTTGCCCATCAAGATGTCACCGTTGAGGTGGAAGGGCTTGGGGAAATCACCGTCGATGTATCCTATGGCGGCAACTACTACGTCATTGTCGATCCTCAAGAGAACTATCGCGGATTAGAACACTACTCGTCAGATGAAATTTTAATGCTCAGCCCGAAAGTTCGTGATGCTGTCTCGAAAGCGGTGGAATGCGTCCATCCCAATGATCCGACGGTGTGTGGCGTCTCCCATGTACTTTGGACGGGTACGCCAACCAAACCAGAATCAACGGCCAGAAATGCCGTTTTTTATGGTGAAAAAGCGCTGGATCGCTCGCCTTGTGGGACCGGAACCAGCGCGCGCATGGCTCAGTGGCACGCGAAAGGAAAACTCAAGCAAGGTGAAGACTTCGTCCACGAAAGCATTATTGGCAGCCTATTCACAGGTCGAATCGAAGGAGTCACAGAAGTGGATGGTCGAGCCGCGATTCTGCCAAGCATCGAGGGCTGGGCGCAAGTCACCGGACACAACACAATTTGGGTCGATGATGAAGACCCGTACGCATTTGGTTTTGAATTAAAATAG
- a CDS encoding aldehyde dehydrogenase (NADP(+)), with product MHTFHALNPATERPLSGEFPEHGAKEVDLAAMAASEVAKAFRQTTPAQRSSLLHAIADALESARDAIVARAELESALPNARLNGELSRTTAQLRLFADVAVGGLWQEAIFDSANPDRQPLPKPDIRRHNIALGPVAVFGASNFPLAFSTAGGDTASALAAGCPVIVKGHPAHPGTSEIVAQCIAKALEQEQLPQAIFTLLQGTSHELGQAVVTHPSIKAVGFTGSIHGGRALFDLAQQRPEPIPFFGELGASNPVFILPQRMENQAESLAEEYLMSMNMGCGQFCTKPAVVFITQGEASERFLQAMREGIKAQTGQTMLTSGIKSNYLTQSQRRAQQSGLTQTQSSPESGVPSILFETTSEIWRTNPQWQEEIFGPQSIVVVCQESEEMISLSQNLAGSLTATIHADADDYPLAKRLLPELEEVAGRIVFNGWPTGVEVSYAMVHGGPYPASTMPASTSVGAEAIKRWLRPVAYQSVPDALLPCSLQQDNPLNVRCSVDGK from the coding sequence ATGCATACCTTTCATGCCCTAAACCCTGCCACCGAGCGACCACTATCTGGCGAATTTCCAGAGCATGGCGCAAAAGAGGTGGATCTTGCAGCCATGGCCGCAAGCGAAGTGGCAAAAGCCTTTCGCCAAACCACCCCAGCACAGAGAAGTTCACTCTTACACGCCATCGCCGACGCTTTGGAAAGCGCCCGTGACGCCATTGTCGCCAGAGCCGAATTAGAATCTGCCCTGCCCAACGCAAGACTTAATGGTGAGCTAAGCCGCACGACCGCGCAGTTGCGTTTATTTGCCGACGTCGCTGTGGGTGGCTTATGGCAAGAAGCGATTTTTGATAGCGCCAATCCTGATCGTCAACCATTGCCCAAGCCTGACATTCGTCGCCACAACATCGCATTGGGGCCTGTGGCCGTGTTTGGCGCGTCAAACTTTCCTCTCGCTTTTTCGACAGCTGGGGGAGATACCGCCTCTGCTCTCGCAGCGGGCTGCCCTGTGATCGTCAAAGGCCATCCGGCCCACCCGGGAACCAGCGAGATTGTTGCCCAATGTATTGCCAAAGCGCTTGAGCAAGAACAGCTTCCACAAGCGATCTTTACGCTGCTTCAGGGAACCAGCCATGAATTGGGGCAAGCTGTGGTCACTCATCCGAGTATCAAAGCGGTTGGCTTTACTGGCTCTATCCATGGTGGGCGTGCGCTGTTTGACCTTGCCCAGCAACGCCCAGAACCCATTCCTTTCTTCGGTGAACTCGGCGCGTCTAACCCTGTTTTCATTTTGCCTCAACGTATGGAAAACCAAGCAGAGTCACTGGCGGAAGAGTACCTCATGTCGATGAACATGGGCTGCGGCCAATTTTGTACCAAACCCGCAGTTGTCTTTATTACCCAAGGCGAAGCCAGTGAACGATTCCTACAAGCAATGCGCGAGGGCATTAAGGCTCAAACAGGGCAAACCATGCTCACATCCGGCATCAAGTCTAACTATTTGACCCAAAGTCAACGGCGCGCTCAGCAATCTGGGTTAACGCAGACTCAGTCTTCTCCTGAATCGGGCGTTCCCTCAATCTTGTTTGAAACCACCAGCGAGATTTGGCGCACGAATCCGCAGTGGCAAGAAGAGATCTTTGGCCCTCAATCGATCGTCGTCGTGTGCCAAGAGAGTGAAGAGATGATCAGTTTGAGTCAAAACCTTGCAGGAAGTTTGACCGCAACGATCCACGCAGACGCCGACGATTATCCGCTCGCCAAGCGCCTGCTACCTGAGCTAGAAGAAGTCGCGGGGCGCATTGTCTTTAACGGTTGGCCAACGGGTGTAGAAGTCAGCTACGCGATGGTACACGGAGGCCCTTACCCAGCCTCAACCATGCCTGCCAGCACCTCGGTTGGGGCTGAAGCGATTAAACGCTGGTTACGCCCGGTCGCCTATCAATCCGTGCCGGACGCGCTTCTGCCATGCAGCTTACAGCAAGACAACCCCCTCAATGTTCGTTGCAGTGTGGACGGCAAATAA
- a CDS encoding response regulator transcription factor has translation MENKQILVVDDNLDLREALSDYLGRAGFEVIGAGNGREMWQQLKKHTPDLIILDIMMPGDDGFTLCQKLRRDSQIPIIMLTAVTEEADRVAGLEMGADDYITKSFSPRELLARIKTILRRSQLNPQTQLARKVRFDDWSLDTVTRQLTRLEDHQVKQLSGADLSLLGLFVNNAKSILSRDDIAREIWGRDADPFERGIDVQISRLRHHLEDKDRSLILTVRNKGYMLTTDVHYEN, from the coding sequence ATGGAAAACAAGCAGATACTCGTCGTTGACGACAACTTGGATCTTAGAGAAGCATTGTCTGATTATCTGGGTCGCGCTGGGTTTGAAGTCATTGGTGCGGGCAATGGACGCGAGATGTGGCAACAACTCAAAAAGCATACTCCAGATCTGATCATTCTCGATATTATGATGCCGGGTGACGACGGATTTACCTTGTGCCAGAAGCTGCGCCGAGATTCCCAAATCCCGATCATTATGCTCACCGCCGTCACCGAAGAAGCGGACCGCGTCGCTGGACTAGAAATGGGCGCCGATGATTACATCACCAAATCGTTTAGCCCAAGAGAACTGCTAGCAAGAATCAAAACCATCTTACGCCGCAGCCAACTTAATCCTCAAACTCAGTTAGCCAGAAAAGTCCGCTTTGATGACTGGTCCCTCGATACCGTTACTCGCCAACTCACCCGCCTAGAAGACCATCAAGTCAAACAACTGAGTGGCGCCGATCTCTCCTTACTCGGCTTATTCGTCAACAACGCTAAATCAATCTTATCCCGTGATGATATCGCTCGTGAAATTTGGGGCAGAGATGCCGACCCCTTTGAGCGCGGTATTGACGTCCAGATCAGCCGCCTTCGCCACCACTTGGAAGACAAAGATCGTTCCTTGATATTAACCGTGCGCAACAAAGGTTATATGCTGACAACGGACGTCCACTATGAGAATTAA